gactcttgattttggctcaggtcgtgggatagagtcctgctttgggctgtgtgccgtgcggagcctgcttgggattctctctctccctctgtctatccctgccctgctcatgctctctctttctctcaaaataaataaaaaactttaaaaaaaaatttaaggggcacctgggtggcttagttggttaagtgtccaacttcagctcaggccatgatctctcagttagagggtttgagccccgcatcggtctctgtgctgacagctcagagcctggagcctgcttcggattctgtgtctccctctctctctgcccctcccctgctcatgctctgtttctctctcaaaaataaacaaatgttaaaaaaattttttttaattaaaagtaaagtgaaacttatttctcttttccatgcTCTATGAAAAATTGGATGTATTCAACCTAAACCATTTAGGTTGAAGACGTCAAATAACCTCCTACAAGTGTTGAAAGTAACAAACTAAATATAAAGGTGTCAGCGTAAGCTATAAAACCGATATTGAGTACCAAAAGTCAAGTTAGATGATGAAATATATGCCATACTGcttacataaattataaaaacatacaaaacaatatCATGTACCACTAATGGAAATACACATACAACACGAGAATTAAAACGTAGATAAGATGCTTACACAAAGACCTCAAGGCAGTAATTGCcttgagggagacagaaatggTGGCATAGAACAGTGTCTGCAATgttcaaattcttaaaaataccCAGGTAATGGCAAGAAAGACTTCAAGATAACAACTGTGAAATGTATGAAATTGTTACAAAAATATGGTCACAATGTGTATAACTGTCTTTGAAAAAACACAGTTATTTGATGCCATTGAGGAATGACTCAAAGCAGGTAGGAAGGGGTTAAGATTCTGTGTATTTGCACGTATTTGGCTTTTTACCTAATGGAATCAAGAAATATACAAAGGAGATTTCAACAATGATATCTGTAATGTTTTCAGCTCTTAAAAATCGTCTGGGGTGATGGCAAAATAGACCTCATCATAGCAGTTATAAAACCTGAACAAAATATGCAAAAACATAATGACGGTGATTTGATGGCACCAGAGGGCACACGAAGACAGGCAGAAATTGGTGAAGACCAAAAGAGGGAGAAGAACTGCCTGGAACGCGGTTTGTGTGTTTGCCGGGAAGGAAATCCCTGGCCATGTGGTGTAAGGGGCAGAATGCCAGGGGCCTACTGGCTGGATAAGTCAGTGGATGGAGTTCAGGATCGACAGAGCATCTGGAAAGGGAGGGGGCAAATCTGAGGGACTTCTACGATTTTGTTTCTTGACGTTTGTGGTAGTTACACAAATATTTGCTTTAGAAAAGTTATTGAGCCACACATGGGTATTttatgcagtgtgtgtgtgtgtgtgtgtgtgtgcgtatttgttcaaacaaaaatttacaacaatcttttaaaaattatctcttgGCTCACAGTCCTATTGAGATTTTCGAAGGAACCGAAAAAAAATAGACATCTCTCATACGGAACAAGAACGTCCATAAAAATTTTGGCTACACATTAGACAAGTTATGAGACAAAAGGACATCCCAGCAGCCTGAAGCAGCAGTAACCAGTAAGAAGGGTTTCATTGGTTCACTCGACAGGTATTTCTGAAGTCTACAGCCTAGTTTACTCCACTTTTATAAAAACTGTCATTTAAAGAGCCTTGTGTTAATATAGACTATTTCAAAGAATTCTGTGTTTTCACTTACTTCGAAGACACTGTTGAGATGCTTTACCAACTCTAGGGAATCTGGAACACCCTTTAGCCTGCTTAAGGGATGGACCTCTATCAATCAACCAGACCCAGAAATCAACCTTAAGGATAGTACATGTTTGGTTCTCAGAAGGGTCTTGAAGAAGTCAACGACTCCCTAAAGCTAACATGGAAAACAGAATTTCTTCACCAATCTTAATTTAGCATTGTTTTTATGGAGCCACAGTCTTTTTCTATGTTATTGTAAAATGGTTCTTTTTAAACAACTTGCCCTAGCATACTCCAAATCTGCCTCTGAAGAAAGTCAAGAGCGCTAGCATGAAAAACTCTTTCTACCGTAGCACATGAGATTCATACTCAGGAAAACCCGAACAGTGTCAACTAACCTGAAGAAAGAGTTCCTCTTCCTTTATGTGAGCTTGTTGAGCGAAAGTGCGTGGTTGCCCTGGGAACAACAGCTGAACTCTGTTTTGCTGTAATATGAGCAGAGGTCAATCTttttgttgtatggaaaccctTAGTCGCTGGGGCATGGACAGCGGTGGACTTTTGTGTTGCTGGAACACTCTGTGTAAATGAAATTTTTGCTGTGGTGGATCTACGGGTTGCTGGTATGGCCTGTGTAGCAGACGCATTTGCCACGATGGGCTTCTGGGCTGCCGGTGGGGTCTCTGTAGATACAGCATTTGATACAGGGAATTTTTTGGCTGTGGCTGAATCATTTGCTGTGGTAGGTTTCTGAGGAGTTGGTTGGGACTTTGTAGttgaagaatttattttggtgGATTTCTGAGGAGTTGGTAGGGCTTTTGTACCTGGAACATTTACAGTGGTAGGTTTCTCAGGAGTTGGTAGGGCTCTAGTAGCTGAAGAACTTATTGTGTTGGGTTTGTGAGGAGTTGATGGGGCCTTTATAGCTGAAACATTTACTGTGCTGGGATTTTGAGAAGTTGGTAGGGTTTCTGTAGCTGAAGAATTTAATGTGTCAGGTTTCTGAGGAGTTGATGGGAGCTTTGTAgctgaaatatttattgtgttgGGTTTCTGAGGAGTTGGTAGGGCTTCCATAGCTGAAGAACTTACTGTGTTGGGTTTCTGAGAAGTTGATGGGGCCTTTGTAGCTGAAACATTTACTGTGCTGAGATTTTGAGAAGTTGGTAGGGTTTCTGTAGCTGAAGAATTTAATGTGTCAGGTTTCTGAGGAGTTGATGGGAGCTTTGTAgctgaaatatttattgtgttgGGTTTCTGAGGAGTTGGTAGGGCTTCCATAGCTGAAGAACTTATTGTGTTGGGTTTCTGAGAAGTTGATGGGGCCTTTGTAGCTGAACCATTTACTATGCTGGGTTTCTGAGGAGTTGGTAGGGCTTCTGTAGCTGAAGTATTTATTGTGTCAGGTTTCTGAGGAGTTGAGGGGGACTTTGTAGCTGAGGCATTTGTTGTGTTGGATTTCTGAGGAGGTAAAAGGACTTCTGTAGCTGAAACATTTACTGTGTTGAATTTCTGAGGAATTGATGGGGCCTTTGTAGCTGGAGCATTTATGGTGGTGGGTTTCTGAGGAGCTGATGGGACTCTGGTACCTGGAACATTTGTGGTGGTGGGTGTCTGAGAAGTTGATGGGGCTCCAGTACCTGGAACATTCACTGTGGTGGGTTTATGAGGAGTTGATGGGGCTTCAGTGCCTGGAACATTTTCTATGATGGGTTTCTGAGGAGCTGATGGGACTCTGGTACCTGGAACATTGGTGGTGGGTGTCTGAGAAGTTGATGGGGCTCCAGTACCTGGAACATTCACTGTGGTGGCTTTATGAGGAGGTGATGGGGCTTTAGTACCTGGAACATTCACTGTGGTGGTTTTCTGAGGAGCTGATGGGACTTTCGTACTTGGAACACTTGCCATTGAAGGCTTCTGAACTGCTGGCATGCCCTTAGAAATCTGGGCGTTTTCTGCGGAAGAGAATTGTGCAAAAATTAGCTAAATAATGCTGTCAAGTTAAGATTTAGGAACCAACTGCTTGCTCTGTgacttctccctttcttcctaaaAACACCTAAATTTGACATTTAGGAAAGCAAG
Above is a window of Neofelis nebulosa isolate mNeoNeb1 chromosome 15, mNeoNeb1.pri, whole genome shotgun sequence DNA encoding:
- the CD55 gene encoding complement decay-accelerating factor isoform X9; its protein translation is MGPARRSVPAALRFLGGLSVPLLLLLLCPPAAQGDCSLPPEVPNAHPTLSDRDLKSFPEGTTVTYKCNEGFVKVPGKPDSVICLSNNQWSEVAAFCNRSCDVPPRLRFASLKRSFSKQNYFPEGFVVEYDCRPGYRRNQTLSEKLTCLQNFTWSTPDEFCKKKSCPTPGDIAHGHVSITTDISYGASISFSCDTGYRLVGATSSYCSLVDQGVEWSDPLPKCEEIVCPEPQEISNGTIQNPRKTYVYQQSVKYQCNQGFTLIGENSIYCTVKDDQGEWSGLPPECKENAQISKGMPAVQKPSMASVPSTKVPSAPQKTTTVNVPGTKAPSPPHKATTVNVPGTGAPSTSQTPTTNVPGTRVPSAPQKPIIENVPGTEAPSTPHKPTTVNVPGTGAPSTSQTPTTTNVPGTRVPSAPQKPTTINAPATKAPSIPQKFNTVNVSATEVLLPPQKSNTTNASATKSPSTPQKPDTINTSATEALPTPQKPSIVNGSATKAPSTSQKPNTISSSAMEALPTPQKPNTINISATKLPSTPQKPDTLNSSATETLPTSQNLSTVNVSATKAPSTSQKPNTVSSSAMEALPTPQKPNTINISATKLPSTPQKPDTLNSSATETLPTSQNPSTVNVSAIKAPSTPHKPNTISSSATRALPTPEKPTTVNVPGTKALPTPQKSTKINSSTTKSQPTPQKPTTANDSATAKKFPVSNAVSTETPPAAQKPIVANASATQAIPATRRSTTAKISFTQSVPATQKSTAVHAPATKGFHTTKRLTSAHITAKQSSAVVPRATTHFRSTSSHKGRGTLSSDANIAAIAERTVFARLVTYPRSHSS
- the CD55 gene encoding complement decay-accelerating factor isoform X3, with the protein product MCDCSLPPEVPNAHPTLSDRDLKSFPEGTTVTYKCNEGFVKVPGKPDSVICLSNNQWSEVAAFCNRSCDVPPRLRFASLKRSFSKQNYFPEGFVVEYDCRPGYRRNQTLSEKLTCLQNFTWSTPDEFCKKKSCPTPGDIAHGHVSITTDISYGASISFSCDTGYRLVGATSSYCSLVDQGVEWSDPLPKCEEIVCPEPQEISNGTIQNPRKTYVYQQSVKYQCNQGFTLIGENSIYCTVKDDQGEWSGLPPECKENAQISKGMPAVQKPSMASVPSTKVPSAPQKTTTVNVPGTKAPSPPHKATTVNVPGTGAPSTSQTPTTNVPGTRVPSAPQKPIIENVPGTEAPSTPHKPTTVNVPGTGAPSTSQTPTTTNVPGTRVPSAPQKPTTINAPATKAPSIPQKFNTVNVSATEVLLPPQKSNTTNASATKSPSTPQKPDTINTSATEALPTPQKPSIVNGSATKAPSTSQKPNTISSSAMEALPTPQKPNTINISATKLPSTPQKPDTLNSSATETLPTSQNLSTVNVSATKAPSTSQKPNTVSSSAMEALPTPQKPNTINISATKLPSTPQKPDTLNSSATETLPTSQNPSTVNVSAIKAPSTPHKPNTISSSATRALPTPEKPTTVNVPGTKALPTPQKSTKINSSTTKSQPTPQKPTTANDSATAKKFPVSNAVSTETPPAAQKPIVANASATQAIPATRRSTTAKISFTQSVPATQKSTAVHAPATKGFHTTKRLTSAHITAKQSSAVVPRATTHFRSTSSHKGRGTLSSDANIAAIALITYMKTEKHAVVFRNFTVIGDTSEVKPLVSSKRTHMYNIDSFAYDASNRRLADLAEEEIRRKYTQVCRIFLVS
- the CD55 gene encoding complement decay-accelerating factor isoform X10, whose protein sequence is MGPARRSVPAALRFLGGLSVPLLLLLLCPPAAQGDCSLPPEVPNAHPTLSDRDLKSFPEGTTVTYKCNEGFVKVPGKPDSVICLSNNQWSEVAAFCNRSCDVPPRLRFASLKRSFSKQNYFPEGFVVEYDCRPGYRRNQTLSEKLTCLQNFTWSTPDEFCKKKSCPTPGDIAHGHVSITTDISYGASISFSCDTGYRLVGATSSYCSLVDQGVEWSDPLPKCEEIVCPEPQEISNGTIQNPRKTYVYQQSVKYQCNQGFTLIGENSIYCTVKDDQGEWSGLPPECKENAQISKGMPAVQKPSMASVPSTKVPSAPQKTTTVNVPGTKAPSPPHKATTVNVPGTGAPSTSQTPTTNVPGTRVPSAPQKPIIENVPGTEAPSTPHKPTTVNVPGTGAPSTSQTPTTTNVPGTRVPSAPQKPTTINAPATKAPSIPQKFNTVNVSATEVLLPPQKSNTTNASATKSPSTPQKPDTINTSATEALPTPQKPSIVNGSATKAPSTSQKPNTISSSAMEALPTPQKPNTINISATKLPSTPQKPDTLNSSATETLPTSQNLSTVNVSATKAPSTSQKPNTVSSSAMEALPTPQKPNTINISATKLPSTPQKPDTLNSSATETLPTSQNPSTVNVSAIKAPSTPHKPNTISSSATRALPTPEKPTTVNVPGTKALPTPQKSTKINSSTTKSQPTPQKPTTANDSATAKKFPVSNAVSTETPPAAQKPIVANASATQAIPATRRSTTAKISFTQSVPATQKSTAVHAPATKGFHTTKRLTSAHITAKQSSAVVPRATTHFRSTSSHKGRGTLSSDANIAAIACPDTGQRQHGIST
- the CD55 gene encoding complement decay-accelerating factor isoform X6, producing the protein MGPARRSVPAALRFLGGLSVPLLLLLLCPPAAQGDCSLPPEVPNAHPTLSDRDLKSFPEGTTVTYKCNEGFVKVPGKPDSVICLSNNQWSEVAAFCNRSCDVPPRLRFASLKRSFSKQNYFPEGFVVEYDCRPGYRRNQTLSEKLTCLQNFTWSTPDEFCKKKSCPTPGDIAHGHVSITTDISYGASISFSCDTGYRLVGATSSYCSLVDQGVEWSDPLPKCEEIVCPEPQEISNGTIQNPRKTYVYQQSVKYQCNQGFTLIGENSIYCTVKDDQGEWSGLPPECKENAQISKGMPAVQKPSMASVPSTKVPSAPQKTTTVNVPGTKAPSPPHKATTVNVPGTGAPSTSQTPTTNVPGTRVPSAPQKPIIENVPGTEAPSTPHKPTTVNVPGTGAPSTSQTPTTTNVPGTRVPSAPQKPTTINAPATKAPSIPQKFNTVNVSATEVLLPPQKSNTTNASATKSPSTPQKPDTINTSATEALPTPQKPSIVNGSATKAPSTSQKPNTISSSAMEALPTPQKPNTINISATKLPSTPQKPDTLNSSATETLPTSQNLSTVNVSATKAPSTSQKPNTVSSSAMEALPTPQKPNTINISATKLPSTPQKPDTLNSSATETLPTSQNPSTVNVSAIKAPSTPHKPNTISSSATRALPTPEKPTTVNVPGTKALPTPQKSTKINSSTTKSQPTPQKPTTANDSATAKKFPVSNAVSTETPPAAQKPIVANASATQAIPATRRSTTAKISFTQSVPATQKSTAVHAPATKGFHTTKRLTSAHITAKQSSAVVPRATTHFRSTSSHKGRGTLSSDANIAAIGLVAGTVIGTLILGKIVWHYGKSG
- the CD55 gene encoding complement decay-accelerating factor isoform X1, whose protein sequence is MGPARRSVPAALRFLGGLSVPLLLLLLCPPAAQGDCSLPPEVPNAHPTLSDRDLKSFPEGTTVTYKCNEGFVKVPGKPDSVICLSNNQWSEVAAFCNRSCDVPPRLRFASLKRSFSKQNYFPEGFVVEYDCRPGYRRNQTLSEKLTCLQNFTWSTPDEFCKKKSCPTPGDIAHGHVSITTDISYGASISFSCDTGYRLVGATSSYCSLVDQGVEWSDPLPKCEEIVCPEPQEISNGTIQNPRKTYVYQQSVKYQCNQGFTLIGENSIYCTVKDDQGEWSGLPPECKENAQISKGMPAVQKPSMASVPSTKVPSAPQKTTTVNVPGTKAPSPPHKATTVNVPGTGAPSTSQTPTTNVPGTRVPSAPQKPIIENVPGTEAPSTPHKPTTVNVPGTGAPSTSQTPTTTNVPGTRVPSAPQKPTTINAPATKAPSIPQKFNTVNVSATEVLLPPQKSNTTNASATKSPSTPQKPDTINTSATEALPTPQKPSIVNGSATKAPSTSQKPNTISSSAMEALPTPQKPNTINISATKLPSTPQKPDTLNSSATETLPTSQNLSTVNVSATKAPSTSQKPNTVSSSAMEALPTPQKPNTINISATKLPSTPQKPDTLNSSATETLPTSQNPSTVNVSAIKAPSTPHKPNTISSSATRALPTPEKPTTVNVPGTKALPTPQKSTKINSSTTKSQPTPQKPTTANDSATAKKFPVSNAVSTETPPAAQKPIVANASATQAIPATRRSTTAKISFTQSVPATQKSTAVHAPATKGFHTTKRLTSAHITAKQSSAVVPRATTHFRSTSSHKGRGTLSSDANIAAIALITYMKTEKHAVVFRNFTVIGDTSEVKPLVSSKRTHMYNIDSFAYDASNRRLADLAEEEIRRKYTQVCRIFLVS
- the CD55 gene encoding complement decay-accelerating factor isoform X2; this encodes MGPARRSVPAALRFLGGLSVPLLLLLLCPPAAQGDCSLPPEVPNAHPTLSDRDLKSFPEGTTVTYKCNEGFVKVPGKPDSVICLSNNQWSEVAAFCNRSCDVPPRLRFASLKRSFSKQNYFPEGFVVEYDCRPGYRRNQTLSEKLTCLQNFTWSTPDEFCKKKSCPTPGDIAHGHVSITTDISYGASISFSCDTGYRLVGATSSYCSLVDQGVEWSDPLPKCEEIVCPEPQEISNGTIQNPRKTYVYQQSVKYQCNQGFTLIGENSIYCTVKDDQGEWSGLPPECKENAQISKGMPAVQKPSMASVPSTKVPSAPQKTTTVNVPGTKAPSPPHKATTVNVPGTRVPSAPQKPIIENVPGTEAPSTPHKPTTVNVPGTGAPSTSQTPTTTNVPGTRVPSAPQKPTTINAPATKAPSIPQKFNTVNVSATEVLLPPQKSNTTNASATKSPSTPQKPDTINTSATEALPTPQKPSIVNGSATKAPSTSQKPNTISSSAMEALPTPQKPNTINISATKLPSTPQKPDTLNSSATETLPTSQNLSTVNVSATKAPSTSQKPNTVSSSAMEALPTPQKPNTINISATKLPSTPQKPDTLNSSATETLPTSQNPSTVNVSAIKAPSTPHKPNTISSSATRALPTPEKPTTVNVPGTKALPTPQKSTKINSSTTKSQPTPQKPTTANDSATAKKFPVSNAVSTETPPAAQKPIVANASATQAIPATRRSTTAKISFTQSVPATQKSTAVHAPATKGFHTTKRLTSAHITAKQSSAVVPRATTHFRSTSSHKGRGTLSSDANIAAIALITYMKTEKHAVVFRNFTVIGDTSEVKPLVSSKRTHMYNIDSFAYDASNRRLADLAEEEIRRKYTQVCRIFLVS
- the CD55 gene encoding complement decay-accelerating factor isoform X4 — encoded protein: MGPARRSVPAALRFLGGLSVPLLLLLLCPPAAQGDCSLPPEVPNAHPTLSDRDLKSFPEGTTVTYKCNEGFVKVPGKPDSVICLSNNQWSEVAAFCNRSCDVPPRLRFASLKRSFSKQNYFPEGFVVEYDCRPGYRRNQTLSEKLTCLQNFTWSTPDEFCKKKSCPTPGDIAHGHVSITTDISYGASISFSCDTGYRLVGATSSYCSLVDQGVEWSDPLPKCEEIVCPEPQEISNGTIQNPRKTYVYQQSVKYQCNQGFTLIGENSIYCTVKDDQGEWSGLPPECKENAQISKGMPAVQKPSMASVPSTKVPSAPQKTTTVNVPGTRVPSAPQKPIIENVPGTEAPSTPHKPTTVNVPGTGAPSTSQTPTTTNVPGTRVPSAPQKPTTINAPATKAPSIPQKFNTVNVSATEVLLPPQKSNTTNASATKSPSTPQKPDTINTSATEALPTPQKPSIVNGSATKAPSTSQKPNTISSSAMEALPTPQKPNTINISATKLPSTPQKPDTLNSSATETLPTSQNLSTVNVSATKAPSTSQKPNTVSSSAMEALPTPQKPNTINISATKLPSTPQKPDTLNSSATETLPTSQNPSTVNVSAIKAPSTPHKPNTISSSATRALPTPEKPTTVNVPGTKALPTPQKSTKINSSTTKSQPTPQKPTTANDSATAKKFPVSNAVSTETPPAAQKPIVANASATQAIPATRRSTTAKISFTQSVPATQKSTAVHAPATKGFHTTKRLTSAHITAKQSSAVVPRATTHFRSTSSHKGRGTLSSDANIAAIALITYMKTEKHAVVFRNFTVIGDTSEVKPLVSSKRTHMYNIDSFAYDASNRRLADLAEEEIRRKYTQVCRIFLVS
- the CD55 gene encoding complement decay-accelerating factor isoform X7, translated to MGPARRSVPAALRFLGGLSVPLLLLLLCPPAAQGDCSLPPEVPNAHPTLSDRDLKSFPEGTTVTYKCNEGFVKVPGKPDSVICLSNNQWSEVAAFCNRSCDVPPRLRFASLKRSFSKQNYFPEGFVVEYDCRPGYRRNQTLSEKLTCLQNFTWSTPDEFCKKKSCPTPGDIAHGHVSITTDISYGASISFSCDTGYRLVGATSSYCSLVDQGVEWSDPLPKCEEIVCPEPQEISNGTIQNPRKTYVYQQSVKYQCNQGFTLIGENSIYCTVKDDQGEWSGLPPECKENAQISKGMPAVQKPSMASVPSTKVPSAPQKTTTVNVPGTKAPSPPHKATTVNVPGTGAPSTSQTPTTNVPGTRVPSAPQKPIIENVPGTEAPSTPHKPTTVNVPGTGAPSTSQTPTTTNVPGTRVPSAPQKPTTINAPATKAPSIPQKFNTVNVSATEVLLPPQKSNTTNASATKSPSTPQKPDTINTSATEALPTPQKPSIVNGSATKAPSTSQKPNTISSSAMEALPTPQKPNTINISATKLPSTPQKPDTLNSSATETLPTSQNLSTVNVSATKAPSTSQKPNTVSSSAMEALPTPQKPNTINISATKLPSTPQKPDTLNSSATETLPTSQNPSTVNVSAIKAPSTPHKPNTISSSATRALPTPEKPTTVNVPGTKALPTPQKSTKINSSTTKSQPTPQKPTTANDSATAKKFPVSNAVSTETPPAAQKPIVANASATQAIPATRRSTTAKISFTQSVPATQKSTAVHAPATKGFHTTKRLTSAHITAKQSSAVVPRATTHFRSTSSHKGRGTLSSDANIAAIDLATCGEDQQDACGWSEKAAH
- the CD55 gene encoding complement decay-accelerating factor isoform X8 — translated: MGPARRSVPAALRFLGGLSVPLLLLLLCPPAAQGDCSLPPEVPNAHPTLSDRDLKSFPEGTTVTYKCNEGFVKVPGKPDSVICLSNNQWSEVAAFCNRSCDVPPRLRFASLKRSFSKQNYFPEGFVVEYDCRPGYRRNQTLSEKLTCLQNFTWSTPDEFCKKKSCPTPGDIAHGHVSITTDISYGASISFSCDTGYRLVGATSSYCSLVDQGVEWSDPLPKCEEIVCPEPQEISNGTIQNPRKTYVYQQSVKYQCNQGFTLIGENSIYCTVKDDQGEWSGLPPECKENAQISKGMPAVQKPSMASVPSTKVPSAPQKTTTVNVPGTKAPSPPHKATTVNVPGTGAPSTSQTPTTNVPGTRVPSAPQKPIIENVPGTEAPSTPHKPTTVNVPGTGAPSTSQTPTTTNVPGTRVPSAPQKPTTINAPATKAPSIPQKFNTVNVSATEVLLPPQKSNTTNASATKSPSTPQKPDTINTSATEALPTPQKPSIVNGSATKAPSTSQKPNTISSSAMEALPTPQKPNTINISATKLPSTPQKPDTLNSSATETLPTSQNLSTVNVSATKAPSTSQKPNTVSSSAMEALPTPQKPNTINISATKLPSTPQKPDTLNSSATETLPTSQNPSTVNVSAIKAPSTPHKPNTISSSATRALPTPEKPTTVNVPGTKALPTPQKSTKINSSTTKSQPTPQKPTTANDSATAKKFPVSNAVSTETPPAAQKPIVANASATQAIPATRRSTTAKISFTQSVPATQKSTAVHAPATKGFHTTKRLTSAHITAKQSSAVVPRATTHFRSTSSHKGRGTLSSDANIAAIGHTCITLTVLLMTLVTVG
- the CD55 gene encoding complement decay-accelerating factor isoform X5; its protein translation is MGPARRSVPAALRFLGGLSVPLLLLLLCPPAAQGDCSLPPEVPNAHPTLSDRDLKSFPEGTTVTYKCNEGFVKVPGKPDSVICLSNNQWSEVAAFCNRSCDVPPRLRFASLKRSFSKQNYFPEGFVVEYDCRPGYRRNQTLSEKLTCLQNFTWSTPDEFCKKKSCPTPGDIAHGHVSITTDISYGASISFSCDTGYRLVGATSSYCSLVDQGVEWSDPLPKCEEIVCPEPQEISNGTIQNPRKTYVYQQSVKYQCNQGFTLIGENSIYCTVKDDQGEWSGLPPECKENAQISKGMPAVQKPSMASVPSTKVPSAPQKTTTVNVPGTKAPSPPHKATTVNVPGTGAPSTSQTPTTNVPGTRVPSAPQKPIIENVPGTEAPSTPHKPTTVNVPGTGAPSTSQTPTTTNVPGTRVPSAPQKPTTINAPATKAPSIPQKFNTVNVSATEVLLPPQKSNTTNASATKSPSTPQKPDTINTSATEALPTPQKPSIVNGSATKAPSTSQKPNTISSSAMEALPTPQKPNTINISATKLPSTPQKPDTLNSSATETLPTSQNLSTVNVSATKAPSTSQKPNTVSSSAMEALPTPQKPNTINISATKLPSTPQKPDTLNSSATETLPTSQNPSTVNVSAIKAPSTPHKPNTISSSATRALPTPEKPTTVNVPGTKALPTPQKSTKINSSTTKSQPTPQKPTTANDSATAKKFPVSNAVSTETPPAAQKPIVANASATQAIPATRRSTTAKISFTQSVPATQKSTAVHAPATKGFHTTKRLTSAHITAKQSSAVVPRATTHFRSTSSHKGRGTLSSDANIAAIGWQEKCERLPLKKYGGTEKPLMVAKP